A region from the Leptospirillum ferriphilum genome encodes:
- a CDS encoding glycosyltransferase family 9 protein — MNINIIKPDHLGDLVLSSPAIKVLAKNFPGSTLWCSPLTYSLAKFLFKDTVDIKPVEFPHLVKHGSLHHETLSKLKTALTRSELNVFLRRDPMILDFVSSIKSQSILIRDDNQTHQTILDRNAILSLTGDYSRSKNFFLGFRRFPSASTLKKIGLVAGVGFINNAWPESYWARLCYLLLDKGLEVYLIGSNDVLSRMRIISDATGLGRGNIILCDSSFRWVETLKDLDLIVSGDGGTAHICSLMVPVISIFGPSPWRRFAPFGAQNVVLTRSVSCSPCPQFTKDTVNCCM; from the coding sequence GTGAACATAAACATTATTAAACCTGATCATTTGGGTGATCTCGTTCTTTCTTCCCCAGCAATTAAAGTTTTGGCAAAAAACTTTCCAGGCTCAACTTTATGGTGCTCCCCTTTAACTTATTCTTTGGCGAAGTTTCTTTTTAAAGACACTGTCGATATCAAACCAGTAGAGTTTCCACACCTTGTAAAACATGGTTCCCTTCACCATGAAACCCTTTCTAAGTTAAAAACCGCTTTAACCCGGTCCGAACTGAATGTTTTTCTTCGTCGAGATCCAATGATTCTTGACTTTGTTTCTTCAATAAAATCTCAGAGCATTTTGATCCGTGATGACAATCAGACTCATCAAACAATTTTGGATAGAAATGCCATTCTATCGCTGACAGGGGATTATTCCAGGTCAAAAAATTTTTTTCTCGGTTTCCGACGATTTCCATCCGCTTCAACTTTAAAAAAAATAGGATTGGTTGCGGGGGTTGGTTTTATAAATAATGCCTGGCCCGAGTCCTATTGGGCCCGTCTTTGTTATTTGCTACTTGATAAAGGGCTGGAAGTTTATCTGATCGGTTCCAATGATGTTCTTTCCCGAATGAGAATCATTTCTGATGCTACTGGTTTGGGAAGAGGCAACATTATACTTTGCGACTCATCTTTTCGCTGGGTCGAGACACTCAAGGACTTGGATCTTATTGTGTCTGGAGATGGGGGAACTGCTCATATCTGTTCTCTTATGGTACCTGTGATCAGCATTTTTGGTCCCTCTCCATGGAGGAGGTTTGCTCCTTTTGGAGCACAAAATGTAGTATTGACCAGAAGTGTTTCTTGTTCTCCCTGCCCTCAATTCACAAAAGATACTGTAAATTGCTGTATGTA
- a CDS encoding glycosyltransferase family 4 protein, with amino-acid sequence MKVLVDATPIAINRTAVYHIAWDIIDYFSQKYGASVLIYDRILSSEEIEKVRMDCNTDLIRRAQKGVSDFLHSNRNKKNVRFGLGVERHCVIYLDPLYCLFDRSIDDSVVLVHDLTPLTHPSWHEPMVCESYKRAYAKIQESRASLVAVSHSTARDLWVNFGISRHEIRVAHLYLRKMKAHLTADSDDFTNYEKKFLFVGSLEERKNIKALIMAFHLSGLQKSGFSLIIVGGDGYGNEEIRQLVAKVKGVKLAGFLDDRDLEILYRTSWAFVYPSMWEGFGLPLLEAMARGLPCIASSHSAVREVGADAALFIQASDVDSISKALIQSSKWEPKERESYMLLSLERSKDFSFEKFISIIEDAVIEICARKSGEFFDFENENQLPPSFLTFPWIEQFPKSLGDIPESHSEAYLILILQLARIRMERRLTELSKKDLDGKERSAVEKEFSSIEFAIEARIRELKRLKNYKEGVID; translated from the coding sequence TTGAAAGTCTTAGTTGACGCTACACCAATCGCTATTAATCGAACCGCAGTCTACCATATTGCTTGGGATATAATTGATTACTTTTCGCAAAAATATGGCGCTTCTGTTCTGATCTATGATCGAATTCTCTCATCTGAAGAAATTGAAAAAGTTCGAATGGATTGTAATACAGACTTGATTCGAAGAGCTCAAAAAGGAGTATCAGATTTTCTTCATTCTAATCGGAATAAAAAAAATGTCAGATTTGGTCTGGGAGTAGAAAGACATTGTGTTATTTATCTTGATCCTCTCTATTGCCTTTTTGATCGTTCCATTGATGATTCAGTTGTACTTGTCCATGATTTGACACCTTTGACCCATCCTTCCTGGCATGAACCCATGGTTTGTGAGTCCTATAAACGCGCTTATGCGAAAATTCAGGAATCACGTGCTTCACTTGTGGCTGTTAGCCACAGTACTGCTCGAGATCTATGGGTAAATTTTGGAATTTCGAGACATGAGATAAGAGTTGCGCACCTATACCTTCGTAAGATGAAGGCTCATTTAACGGCAGATTCGGATGATTTTACGAATTATGAAAAAAAGTTTCTTTTTGTTGGAAGTCTTGAGGAAAGAAAGAATATTAAAGCTTTAATCATGGCTTTTCATTTGAGTGGGCTTCAGAAAAGTGGGTTTAGTTTAATTATTGTCGGTGGAGATGGATATGGAAATGAGGAAATAAGACAACTTGTCGCAAAGGTAAAAGGGGTCAAACTTGCCGGATTCCTTGACGACAGGGATCTCGAGATTCTTTACCGGACGTCGTGGGCCTTTGTTTACCCATCCATGTGGGAAGGTTTTGGACTACCGTTGTTAGAGGCTATGGCAAGAGGGCTTCCCTGTATCGCATCGTCTCATTCAGCAGTAAGGGAAGTGGGTGCAGATGCAGCTTTGTTTATTCAGGCAAGTGATGTTGATTCAATTTCTAAAGCCCTTATCCAATCATCAAAATGGGAACCCAAAGAAAGAGAAAGCTATATGCTCCTCTCCTTGGAGCGTTCCAAGGATTTTTCCTTTGAAAAATTTATTTCCATTATAGAAGATGCGGTCATAGAAATTTGTGCTCGAAAGTCGGGTGAATTTTTTGATTTTGAAAATGAAAATCAATTGCCCCCTTCTTTTTTGACTTTTCCCTGGATTGAGCAGTTTCCAAAAAGTTTGGGGGATATTCCCGAGAGTCATTCTGAAGCGTATTTGATTTTGATTTTACAATTAGCAAGGATCAGAATGGAGCGGCGATTGACTGAATTGTCAAAGAAAGATTTAGATGGTAAAGAGCGATCTGCTGTCGAAAAGGAATTTTCTTCCATTGAGTTTGCAATTGAAGCTCGAATTCGTGAATTGAAGCGATTGAAAAACTATAAAGAGGGTGTCATTGATTGA
- a CDS encoding glycosyltransferase: MIALKAFNSLWKENFDSILVLVGRTGWKCEIILRQIERSPFQGEKLIFLSNLEDFELSKLYENATGLILPSVTEGFGLPMVEAMHFGIPVIASDIPVFREIGGDYPIYFDSASSDDLVRKLKLLDQNPSLRKREGRKWITWDESALKYIEESLVIFRETHHHQRDLQGII; this comes from the coding sequence ATGATTGCTCTAAAGGCATTCAATTCTCTTTGGAAAGAAAATTTTGATTCAATTTTGGTTTTGGTTGGAAGAACTGGATGGAAGTGCGAAATTATTTTGCGACAAATAGAGCGAAGCCCTTTTCAGGGAGAAAAACTTATTTTTCTTTCCAACCTAGAAGATTTTGAGCTTTCAAAACTATATGAAAACGCGACAGGGCTTATCCTCCCTTCAGTTACAGAGGGGTTTGGACTTCCTATGGTAGAGGCAATGCATTTCGGTATTCCAGTTATAGCGAGTGACATCCCAGTCTTTAGGGAAATTGGGGGGGATTATCCGATTTACTTTGATTCAGCTTCATCCGATGACCTTGTCCGAAAGTTAAAACTTCTTGATCAAAATCCCTCCCTCAGAAAAAGGGAGGGTAGAAAGTGGATAACTTGGGATGAATCTGCTTTAAAGTATATTGAAGAATCTTTAGTGATTTTTAGGGAAACCCATCATCATCAAAGAGACTTGCAGGGAATTATTTAA
- a CDS encoding ABC transporter ATP-binding protein, with product MAYIKGEKICVDYPIFNAPHRSLKKNLLRVATGGRISREAGKGVTVRALDGIDLDIREGDRVGLTGHNGSGKSTLLRVLAGVYEPTAGSLDVQGRVASLLDISIGMDFEASGLENIFLRGLLLGLSKTEVEKKLEEITSFSELGEYIDMPVRTYSSGMVMRLAFSIATSIEADILLMDEWLSVGDADFVKKAEDRMKSLIHRTPILVMASHSKEILQEVCTRVMRLEGGKIACSS from the coding sequence GTGGCCTATATCAAAGGGGAAAAGATCTGTGTCGACTACCCCATCTTCAACGCTCCCCATCGGTCTCTTAAAAAAAACTTGTTGCGGGTGGCCACCGGCGGACGAATTTCCCGTGAGGCCGGAAAAGGGGTTACTGTGCGGGCTCTGGACGGGATCGACCTGGATATCCGGGAAGGGGACAGAGTTGGGCTCACAGGTCACAACGGATCCGGGAAGTCGACTCTTCTGCGTGTTCTGGCGGGCGTCTATGAACCGACGGCCGGATCCCTGGATGTTCAGGGGAGAGTGGCATCCCTTCTCGATATTTCGATCGGGATGGATTTTGAGGCTTCGGGACTGGAGAATATTTTTCTCCGGGGATTGCTGTTGGGGTTGTCGAAAACGGAGGTCGAGAAGAAGCTGGAGGAGATTACGAGCTTTTCGGAGCTCGGGGAGTATATTGATATGCCGGTGAGGACATATTCATCGGGGATGGTCATGCGATTGGCGTTTTCGATTGCAACGAGCATCGAGGCGGATATTTTGCTAATGGATGAATGGCTGAGTGTCGGAGATGCCGATTTTGTCAAAAAAGCGGAAGATCGCATGAAATCCCTGATTCACCGGACACCAATTCTGGTGATGGCTTCTCATTCGAAAGAGATTTTGCAGGAGGTATGTACGAGGGTGATGAGGCTTGAAGGGGGAAAAATTGCTTGTTCATCTTAG
- a CDS encoding ABC transporter permease, whose product MGSESVRKAKEDIRKSFLSYPLWMALGWQDIKQRYRRSALGPFWITLSLGVTVAMMGVLYSKLFHQEIRTYLPYLATGMVVWAMISSFINESATVFIQSEGIIKQIPMPFGIHILRMLWRNVIIFCHNMVVVFVVMVLFKTDPGWKILLFPLAIGLLVLNGYWVGILLGILGTRFRDIVQVVNSVVQILFFLTPVMWMASSIQHQVWLLECNPLFHVFNIVRNGLMGGEVPLRSWGVVFLMTLVGWGVAFRMLVRYRARIAYWL is encoded by the coding sequence TTGGGATCTGAATCCGTCCGAAAAGCCAAAGAGGATATCCGGAAGAGTTTTCTGTCCTACCCGTTATGGATGGCGCTGGGGTGGCAGGACATCAAGCAGCGCTACAGGCGATCGGCGCTTGGTCCGTTCTGGATCACCCTGAGTCTCGGGGTCACGGTTGCGATGATGGGTGTGTTGTATTCCAAACTCTTTCATCAGGAGATCCGGACGTATTTGCCCTATCTTGCCACGGGGATGGTTGTATGGGCCATGATTTCCTCGTTTATCAATGAAAGTGCCACGGTCTTCATTCAATCGGAAGGGATTATCAAGCAGATTCCAATGCCGTTTGGCATTCATATCCTCCGGATGCTGTGGCGTAACGTCATTATTTTTTGTCACAACATGGTGGTTGTGTTTGTGGTGATGGTTTTGTTCAAGACGGATCCGGGCTGGAAGATCCTGCTCTTTCCTCTGGCCATCGGCCTGCTCGTCCTGAACGGATACTGGGTCGGGATTTTGCTTGGGATTCTGGGAACCCGGTTCCGGGATATCGTTCAGGTCGTGAACAGTGTTGTCCAGATCCTGTTTTTTCTGACTCCGGTGATGTGGATGGCTTCCAGCATCCAGCATCAGGTCTGGCTCCTGGAATGTAATCCGCTCTTTCATGTGTTCAATATTGTGCGAAACGGTCTCATGGGGGGTGAGGTGCCGCTTCGTTCCTGGGGAGTCGTTTTCTTGATGACCCTCGTCGGGTGGGGTGTGGCATTCCGGATGCTTGTCCGGTACCGGGCGCGCATTGCCTATTGGTTGTAG
- a CDS encoding sugar transferase, with translation MHVNFSDLRVQTGRMVYPILMALGDLSAYGVALTVSYEMRLHVWSRWGLPPFSQTLPALFREVWIPLVLLGVLAFEGLYTKRMPFWEETQDVVRAVLMSFVATFAIVSLGKLSGNVSRVVLFQTGFLLLFLIPIFRYLYKPLLHRFGIGIKRTILIGNNQWSRLAHLGLFRDAHMGIRIIGWIDLPDDPEFRIREAEEIRDVQEEEPLSGKDIPPPPYLGKFDELPLWVRKKVIRGAVVAAPHLRRQEISRLIADVQRHVLTVYVVPNVAQVNLVNSELLYLFYEEIFLLGIHNNLKSRANRWMKVVFDRMGAILILAAFWPVLLGIALLVVLTSSGPALYTQCRVGQGGRPFRIYKFRTMWEDADKRLGDVFHHRPDLKEEFLRHHKLENDPRITPLGKFLRRTSLDELPQLLNVIKGEMSLVGPRPVTREEIESRYQAAKEEYCLVRPGMTGLWQVSGRSERGYGVRVRLDLWYIRNWSLWLDLVILVRTVGVVLHGRGSW, from the coding sequence ATGCATGTTAACTTTTCCGATCTGAGAGTCCAGACCGGAAGGATGGTCTATCCGATCCTCATGGCGTTAGGAGACCTTTCCGCTTACGGTGTTGCACTGACGGTGAGTTATGAAATGCGTCTTCATGTCTGGAGTCGTTGGGGGTTGCCTCCGTTTTCCCAGACCCTTCCCGCTCTATTCCGGGAAGTCTGGATTCCTCTTGTTCTTTTGGGCGTCCTCGCTTTCGAGGGTCTCTACACAAAAAGAATGCCCTTCTGGGAAGAAACGCAGGATGTTGTCCGTGCCGTCCTCATGTCTTTTGTGGCCACCTTTGCCATCGTGAGCCTCGGGAAACTCTCGGGGAACGTTTCCCGAGTGGTCCTTTTCCAGACGGGATTCCTGCTCTTGTTTCTGATCCCGATTTTTCGCTATCTCTACAAGCCGCTTCTGCACCGGTTCGGAATCGGAATCAAACGAACGATTCTGATCGGAAACAACCAGTGGTCCAGACTGGCTCATCTGGGACTGTTTCGTGATGCCCACATGGGCATCCGTATTATCGGATGGATCGATCTTCCGGACGACCCGGAATTTCGGATCCGGGAAGCGGAGGAAATCCGGGATGTCCAGGAGGAGGAACCCCTGTCCGGAAAGGATATCCCGCCGCCCCCTTATTTGGGAAAATTCGATGAATTGCCTCTGTGGGTGCGCAAGAAAGTGATCCGGGGGGCGGTGGTCGCGGCCCCCCATCTCCGCCGCCAGGAAATATCGCGTCTGATTGCGGATGTCCAGAGACATGTCCTGACGGTTTATGTTGTTCCAAATGTGGCGCAGGTCAATCTTGTGAACAGTGAGCTCCTGTATCTCTTCTACGAAGAGATTTTTCTTCTTGGTATCCACAACAACCTCAAATCCAGGGCCAACCGGTGGATGAAGGTTGTTTTTGACCGGATGGGGGCTATCCTGATTCTGGCAGCTTTCTGGCCGGTTCTTCTGGGGATCGCATTGCTTGTGGTCTTAACCTCCTCGGGGCCGGCCTTGTACACTCAATGTCGGGTCGGGCAGGGTGGACGTCCCTTCCGGATCTATAAATTCCGGACAATGTGGGAAGATGCCGATAAAAGGCTTGGAGATGTATTTCATCACCGCCCCGATCTTAAAGAGGAGTTTCTCAGGCATCATAAACTGGAGAACGATCCCCGGATCACTCCGTTGGGGAAGTTCCTTCGGCGGACCAGTCTTGACGAGTTACCGCAACTCCTGAATGTGATCAAAGGTGAAATGAGTCTCGTAGGCCCCCGTCCTGTGACAAGGGAAGAGATTGAGTCGAGATATCAGGCGGCGAAAGAGGAGTATTGCCTTGTAAGACCGGGGATGACAGGGCTTTGGCAGGTGTCGGGCAGGAGCGAAAGAGGATACGGGGTTCGGGTGAGACTGGATCTCTGGTATATCCGCAATTGGTCTTTATGGCTTGATCTGGTGATATTGGTGAGGACCGTCGGGGTTGTTTTGCATGGAAGAGGTTCGTGGTAA
- a CDS encoding glycosyltransferase family 4 protein, protein METKNDGNACKDRQGLLKIAIVHEWLVTWAGSERVLAEIMTLYPEADLYVLFDRLPADKRSALPRNPVGESFLGKWPKIDRSYRNLLPLMPAAVESLNLKDYDLVLTSSHAVVKGLLLHSGQLHLCYCHTPPRYLWDMTETYFSRSFSGRLKRAAASLFLSRLRQWDYRAGQRPDAFIANSDFVARRISRIYGRTSIVIHPPVDIERFAVKPGPGGEYFVTLGRFVPYKNIDRIVQAFRSLPYELVIVGDGPGRNRIEDLLRGQRNIRWLPYITDQEWGDLLQKARAFLFMAEEDFGIAPLEAQAAGVPVIAWGAGGILETVPGLKTEDVNRSGISGPVGVLYADPTPDALSQAVHFFVEREEMFQPEAARKNAGRFSRALFRTRYQSFVADQVRQMFGDRPIPGSSGLSERPDHAC, encoded by the coding sequence TTGGAGACAAAAAATGATGGCAACGCATGCAAGGATCGGCAGGGTCTCTTGAAGATTGCGATCGTTCATGAGTGGCTGGTGACCTGGGCCGGATCGGAACGTGTTCTGGCCGAAATCATGACGCTTTATCCAGAGGCGGATCTCTATGTTCTTTTTGATCGTCTTCCGGCGGACAAGCGGAGCGCATTGCCCCGAAACCCTGTCGGGGAGTCCTTTCTTGGAAAATGGCCGAAAATCGACCGGTCATACAGAAATCTTCTCCCCCTTATGCCGGCAGCGGTTGAGTCCCTGAACCTGAAAGACTATGATCTTGTGTTGACGTCAAGCCACGCCGTGGTCAAAGGGCTTCTTCTTCATTCTGGACAATTGCACCTCTGTTATTGTCACACGCCACCCCGGTATCTCTGGGATATGACGGAGACGTACTTTTCCAGATCCTTTTCCGGCCGTCTCAAGAGGGCGGCCGCCTCTCTGTTTTTGAGCCGTTTGAGACAATGGGATTACCGGGCCGGCCAGCGACCGGACGCGTTCATTGCGAACTCCGATTTTGTAGCCAGAAGAATTTCCCGGATCTATGGCCGTACCTCGATCGTGATCCATCCACCGGTCGATATTGAGCGATTTGCAGTCAAGCCGGGTCCTGGAGGGGAGTATTTTGTGACACTGGGACGATTTGTTCCCTACAAAAATATCGATCGGATCGTCCAGGCATTCCGATCTCTTCCTTATGAGCTGGTGATTGTCGGTGACGGGCCCGGAAGAAACCGGATCGAAGACCTTCTGAGAGGGCAAAGGAATATCCGGTGGCTCCCGTATATTACGGATCAGGAATGGGGGGACCTCCTGCAAAAAGCACGGGCTTTTCTGTTCATGGCCGAAGAGGATTTCGGGATTGCTCCCCTGGAAGCCCAGGCGGCCGGGGTTCCGGTCATCGCCTGGGGAGCCGGAGGAATTCTGGAAACGGTTCCGGGCCTCAAGACAGAGGATGTCAATCGGTCTGGGATCTCCGGCCCGGTCGGTGTCCTTTATGCCGACCCCACCCCCGATGCACTTTCGCAAGCGGTCCATTTTTTTGTCGAACGGGAAGAGATGTTCCAGCCTGAAGCTGCCCGGAAAAACGCCGGGCGGTTTTCGAGAGCACTGTTTCGGACACGCTACCAATCCTTTGTGGCAGACCAGGTGCGGCAGATGTTTGGAGACAGGCCGATTCCAGGGTCGTCCGGACTCTCAGAAAGACCGGACCATGCATGTTAA
- a CDS encoding glycosyltransferase family 4 protein — translation MTEIPIREKGELQGVLCDGRWSGAHGIGRFSSEVLSGLPEARILEKGKSLLLSPLDPLWIEWQIARYRPRLYFTPGFNPPFYTRCPFVVTVHDLIHLKVPEEKSLWKEAYYGALLRPALRRAQAVLTVSEFSRQEILEWSGLDPDRVRVSGCGVSDAFVPEGPRWDPGYPYCLYVGNHKPHKNVHFLLKAFSRTDSRSGLRLVLTGMPDPPLSAWIAKNRIAHRTIFLGQVAEKQLPEIYRGARALVFPSRYEGFGLPVLEAMACKVPVIASRIPVIEEVAGNTVHFLPVEDLDAWTVILDHVSKDPSFGEKRILEAFGRSRYYSWDRVRQTVRDVLRLVGI, via the coding sequence TTGACAGAGATACCGATCAGGGAAAAGGGCGAACTTCAGGGAGTTCTGTGCGACGGTCGCTGGAGCGGGGCTCACGGAATCGGCCGCTTTTCCTCGGAAGTTCTTTCCGGTCTCCCGGAAGCCCGGATTTTGGAGAAAGGAAAATCCCTGCTCCTTTCTCCGCTGGATCCCCTGTGGATCGAATGGCAGATAGCGAGATACAGACCACGTCTTTACTTCACCCCCGGTTTCAACCCTCCCTTTTACACACGGTGTCCTTTTGTTGTGACTGTTCACGATCTGATCCATTTGAAGGTTCCGGAAGAAAAAAGCCTCTGGAAAGAAGCCTATTATGGGGCTCTTTTAAGGCCGGCGCTCAGACGGGCCCAGGCGGTGCTGACCGTTTCGGAGTTTTCCCGTCAGGAGATCCTGGAATGGTCAGGGCTTGATCCGGATCGGGTTCGTGTGTCCGGATGCGGCGTGAGCGATGCCTTTGTTCCGGAGGGGCCACGATGGGACCCCGGCTACCCCTACTGCCTGTATGTGGGAAACCACAAGCCGCATAAAAATGTGCATTTTTTACTGAAGGCCTTTTCACGGACAGATTCCCGGTCAGGTCTGCGTCTGGTTCTGACGGGAATGCCCGATCCACCCCTAAGCGCATGGATCGCCAAAAACAGGATCGCTCATCGAACCATATTTTTAGGCCAGGTGGCGGAAAAACAGCTGCCGGAGATCTATCGTGGAGCAAGAGCCCTTGTATTCCCTTCCCGCTACGAAGGATTTGGATTGCCCGTTCTGGAGGCGATGGCGTGCAAGGTTCCGGTGATTGCTTCCCGTATTCCGGTGATAGAGGAGGTGGCGGGGAACACTGTTCATTTCCTTCCGGTGGAAGATTTGGACGCCTGGACGGTCATTCTCGACCATGTGTCGAAGGATCCGAGTTTCGGGGAAAAACGGATTTTGGAGGCATTTGGGCGTTCCCGGTATTATTCCTGGGACAGAGTGCGCCAGACGGTACGGGATGTTCTGCGATTGGTCGGGATATGA
- a CDS encoding proton-conducting transporter membrane subunit yields MTDNMSTLASAMMLVTPWPLLLSGLVLGFGAGRHPRFFRKIVYGSAVFALTSAIASGIACAIGWSKPATYFSFALPDQLGAFEINISVNALTVTMLLLVAFVGMIVSHYSRTYMDGDPREGQFHRWLALTLGSFFTLIVVGNMWAFFVSWIATSLFLHELLAFYRDRPGAILAARKKYVLHRVADASLLGAIVLLVRTLHTPDFSGIGPALLSYHGTLPAGLFLAGGLIVLAAILKSAQFPFHGWLIQVMEAPTPVSALLHAGIIYTGAFLVLRMSPLLSLENGARDTLVLTGLLSIALTSLMMVTETNIKESLAYSTCAQMGFMLMECGLGLYTLAVLHIVSHSVYKAHAFLASGSVVDHFRAPALSPASGRASTLRAILGLSVGLGMTFAIGSGFGISFSRQPALVVLGVILSVAVSRLMLQALDMQHAGTGRLFFDTALLSAAVCTAYFGLHRLFDMFLGTLLPAAPFPETPFQSALLGAVSGVFLGLFLVQQFLSRILEKPFGRAAYVHLYNGFYVDILIARLVREPAAAQARLHHTQPSRTHQSEVLS; encoded by the coding sequence ATGACAGACAACATGTCCACCCTCGCTTCGGCGATGATGCTTGTGACCCCATGGCCCCTGTTGCTGTCGGGTCTTGTTCTCGGGTTCGGGGCCGGCCGACATCCCCGTTTCTTCCGGAAGATCGTCTACGGATCCGCGGTCTTCGCCCTGACCTCCGCGATTGCTTCGGGGATCGCCTGTGCGATCGGATGGTCCAAACCCGCCACTTATTTTTCCTTCGCCCTGCCGGACCAACTCGGCGCGTTCGAAATCAACATCTCGGTCAACGCCCTGACCGTCACGATGCTCCTCCTGGTGGCGTTTGTCGGAATGATCGTCTCCCACTACTCCAGAACCTACATGGACGGCGACCCGCGGGAGGGCCAGTTTCACCGGTGGCTCGCCCTGACGCTGGGGTCTTTCTTTACCCTGATCGTCGTCGGAAACATGTGGGCGTTTTTTGTGTCCTGGATCGCGACGAGCCTCTTTCTCCATGAACTTCTGGCCTTCTACCGGGACCGCCCGGGAGCGATTCTGGCGGCCCGCAAGAAATATGTTCTCCACCGGGTGGCAGACGCGAGCCTTCTGGGTGCCATCGTCCTTTTGGTCCGGACTCTGCACACCCCGGACTTTTCGGGGATCGGACCGGCGCTTCTTTCCTACCACGGAACGCTTCCGGCAGGGCTCTTTCTCGCCGGCGGTCTGATCGTCCTCGCGGCGATCCTGAAAAGCGCCCAGTTCCCTTTCCACGGCTGGCTCATTCAGGTCATGGAAGCCCCCACCCCGGTCTCCGCTCTCCTGCACGCGGGGATCATCTACACGGGAGCCTTTCTGGTGCTGCGCATGAGTCCTCTCCTGAGTCTCGAAAACGGAGCCCGGGACACCCTGGTCCTGACAGGACTTCTTTCCATTGCCCTGACGTCCCTGATGATGGTGACGGAGACAAACATCAAGGAGTCTCTCGCCTATTCGACCTGTGCCCAGATGGGCTTCATGCTGATGGAATGCGGACTGGGCCTTTACACGCTGGCGGTCCTGCACATTGTCTCCCATTCCGTTTACAAGGCCCATGCGTTTCTGGCCTCCGGCAGTGTCGTCGACCACTTTCGCGCCCCGGCCCTCTCTCCGGCTTCCGGCCGGGCCTCCACTCTCCGGGCGATCCTGGGCCTGTCTGTCGGCCTCGGGATGACCTTCGCCATCGGAAGCGGCTTCGGGATCTCGTTTTCCCGTCAACCGGCCCTGGTCGTTCTGGGCGTCATCCTGTCCGTCGCCGTAAGCCGCCTCATGCTTCAGGCTCTGGACATGCAGCATGCCGGAACGGGAAGGCTCTTTTTCGACACCGCCCTCCTGAGCGCGGCGGTGTGCACCGCATATTTTGGACTGCACCGGCTGTTCGACATGTTTCTCGGAACGCTTCTTCCCGCCGCTCCGTTTCCGGAAACCCCCTTCCAGTCCGCTCTTCTGGGGGCGGTGTCAGGAGTGTTCCTCGGCCTCTTCCTGGTTCAGCAGTTTCTTTCGCGGATTCTGGAAAAACCGTTCGGGCGGGCCGCTTACGTCCATCTCTACAACGGTTTCTATGTCGATATCCTGATCGCCAGGCTCGTCCGTGAACCGGCCGCGGCGCAGGCACGTCTCCATCACACCCAACCTTCCCGGACCCATCAAAGCGAGGTGCTCTCATGA